From Sphingomonas hengshuiensis, one genomic window encodes:
- the smpB gene encoding SsrA-binding protein SmpB encodes MARPRPATFDKVKIVAENRRARYDYFIDQVFEAGLALTGTEVKSLRFGEGSIAESYAEVNDTGVWLINANIPEFSHGNRYNHEPKRARKLLLHEREINKLHGAVAREGMTLVPLSVYFNGKGRAKVELALAKGKKTHDKRDSIKERDWKREQGRLLRDRG; translated from the coding sequence CGACAAAGTAAAGATCGTCGCCGAGAACCGGCGCGCGCGGTATGATTATTTTATCGACCAGGTGTTCGAAGCCGGGCTCGCGCTCACCGGCACCGAGGTCAAGTCGCTGCGCTTCGGCGAGGGGTCGATCGCGGAGAGCTATGCCGAGGTCAACGATACCGGCGTCTGGCTGATCAATGCCAACATCCCCGAATTCAGCCACGGCAACCGCTATAATCACGAGCCCAAGCGCGCTCGTAAATTGCTCCTTCATGAGCGTGAAATAAACAAGCTCCACGGCGCCGTTGCACGCGAAGGCATGACGCTCGTTCCGCTTTCCGTCTATTTCAACGGAAAGGGGCGGGCGAAAGTCGAGCTGGCGCTCGCAAAGGGCAAAAAGACGCATGACAAGCGCGATTCGATCAAGGAGCGGGACTGGAAGCGTGAACAGGGAAGGCTCTTGCGCGATCGCGGATGA
- a CDS encoding DUF2062 domain-containing protein — protein sequence MVAKATPSRESIAGNRWLKPFAHRVMHSSLWRFTRRSVPRGVALGMVTGILVPMGQIPASAVLALPLRANIPAAAATTFFTNPLTTPPLWGLAYWLGSHLIGPRAAQATASVTPGWADWLLHQVGPALLVGLVTLTAILTLIGYFGSALAWRLWIARKWRRRSAERAARPPIDAAC from the coding sequence ATGGTCGCCAAGGCGACGCCCAGCCGCGAGTCGATCGCGGGCAATCGCTGGCTGAAGCCGTTTGCGCATCGCGTGATGCATTCGTCGCTGTGGCGCTTCACCCGGCGCTCGGTGCCGCGCGGCGTCGCGCTGGGCATGGTCACCGGCATCCTGGTGCCGATGGGCCAGATTCCCGCCTCCGCGGTACTCGCGCTGCCGCTCCGCGCGAACATCCCCGCCGCGGCGGCCACGACCTTCTTCACCAATCCGCTGACTACGCCGCCGCTCTGGGGGCTGGCCTATTGGCTGGGCAGCCATTTGATCGGCCCGCGCGCGGCGCAGGCGACGGCGTCGGTCACCCCCGGCTGGGCCGACTGGCTGCTGCATCAGGTGGGCCCGGCGCTGCTCGTCGGGCTGGTCACGCTCACGGCGATACTGACGCTGATCGGCTATTTCGGCTCGGCGCTGGCGTGGCGGCTGTGGATCGCGCGCAAATGGCGGCGGCGTTCGGCGGAGCGCGCGGCCCGGCCCCCGATTGACGCGGCGTGCTAG
- a CDS encoding M13 family metallopeptidase — protein sequence MRIALLATTLLAAPALLAGCTHAEAPPAPVEVTPLPEDSPTPAAPKPTFGSYGFDAAGMDKSVAPGDDFYTYANGSWAKNTPIPADKSNYGAFNLLSDLSQERTQAILKEAQADPNSKIGVAYATYLDTATIDAKGLAPIQPWLDQIKGVKAKSGLAALYAQANRNGVGTPFRAGVGQDDKDPEIYALFASQGGLGMPDRDYYLSKDPKLAEAKAAYLTHLTNVLTLAGEPDAARRAAAILALETKIAAVHWTNVQNRDSNKTYNKMTVAQLAKQAPGFDFAAYFAGIGAPVDTVIIGQPSAITGIARIVAAAPVGVLTDQLLVRSLDTFSDVLPAAFDKENFAFFGTVLSGTPEQEARWKRAVDFTTGVLADDVSQIYVAKYFPPETKAAADKLVKNVIAAMDVRIDQLDWMTPETKVKAHAKLAAFTPKIGYPDRWKDYSALRIVAGDAFGNNLRANNWAHEENIGHLGKPLQRWEWGMTPMTVNAYANFGMVEIVFPAAILQPPFFDPHADDAVNYGGIGAVIGHELSHHFDDQGAKYNGEGRLTEWWSPADTAAFKARTDALVAQYDQYAPLPGMHVKGELTLGENVADLAGLTLAYDAYKKALDGKPAPEIDGTTGDQRFYLGWAQVWRRNYREANLRQRLLTDPHSPSQQRAWVVRNLDPWYGAFAPQPGAKLFLTPEQRVRIW from the coding sequence ATGCGTATCGCGCTACTCGCCACCACTCTCCTTGCCGCTCCCGCGCTGCTCGCCGGCTGCACCCATGCCGAAGCGCCGCCGGCGCCGGTCGAAGTCACCCCGCTGCCCGAGGACAGCCCGACCCCCGCCGCGCCCAAGCCGACCTTCGGCAGCTATGGCTTCGACGCCGCCGGCATGGACAAGAGCGTCGCCCCCGGCGACGACTTCTACACCTACGCCAATGGCAGCTGGGCAAAGAACACCCCGATCCCCGCCGACAAATCCAATTACGGCGCGTTCAACCTGCTGTCCGACCTGTCGCAGGAGCGCACCCAGGCGATCCTCAAGGAAGCGCAGGCCGACCCGAATTCGAAGATCGGCGTCGCCTATGCGACCTATCTCGACACCGCGACGATCGATGCCAAGGGGCTCGCCCCGATCCAGCCCTGGCTGGACCAGATCAAGGGCGTGAAGGCCAAGTCCGGGCTCGCCGCGCTCTATGCCCAGGCGAACCGCAACGGCGTCGGCACCCCGTTCCGCGCGGGCGTGGGACAGGATGACAAGGATCCCGAAATCTATGCGCTGTTCGCCAGCCAGGGCGGGCTCGGCATGCCCGACCGCGATTATTATTTGTCGAAGGACCCCAAGCTCGCCGAGGCCAAGGCGGCCTATCTCACCCATTTGACCAACGTGCTGACGCTCGCGGGCGAGCCCGATGCCGCGCGCCGTGCGGCGGCGATCCTCGCGCTGGAGACGAAAATCGCCGCGGTCCACTGGACCAACGTCCAGAACCGCGATTCGAACAAGACCTATAACAAGATGACCGTCGCGCAGCTGGCCAAGCAGGCGCCCGGCTTCGACTTCGCCGCCTATTTCGCCGGCATCGGCGCGCCCGTCGATACCGTGATCATCGGCCAGCCCAGCGCGATCACCGGCATCGCCCGCATCGTCGCCGCAGCCCCGGTGGGCGTGCTCACCGACCAGCTCCTCGTCCGCAGCCTCGACACCTTCTCCGACGTGCTCCCCGCTGCGTTCGACAAGGAGAATTTCGCCTTCTTCGGCACCGTCCTGTCGGGCACCCCCGAGCAGGAGGCGCGGTGGAAGCGCGCGGTCGACTTCACCACCGGCGTGCTGGCCGACGATGTCAGCCAGATCTACGTCGCCAAATATTTCCCGCCCGAGACCAAGGCGGCGGCGGACAAGCTGGTCAAGAACGTCATCGCCGCGATGGACGTCCGCATCGACCAGCTCGACTGGATGACGCCCGAGACCAAGGTGAAGGCGCACGCCAAGCTCGCCGCCTTCACACCAAAGATCGGCTATCCCGATCGCTGGAAGGATTATTCGGCGCTGCGTATCGTCGCGGGCGACGCCTTCGGCAATAATCTGCGCGCGAACAACTGGGCGCATGAGGAGAATATCGGCCATCTCGGCAAGCCGCTCCAGCGCTGGGAATGGGGGATGACCCCGATGACGGTCAACGCCTATGCCAATTTCGGCATGGTCGAGATCGTGTTCCCCGCCGCGATCCTCCAGCCGCCCTTCTTCGATCCGCATGCCGACGATGCCGTGAACTATGGCGGGATCGGCGCCGTCATCGGCCACGAGCTGAGCCATCATTTCGACGATCAGGGCGCCAAATATAATGGCGAGGGCCGGCTGACCGAATGGTGGTCTCCCGCCGACACCGCAGCGTTCAAGGCGCGTACCGACGCGCTGGTCGCCCAATATGACCAATATGCGCCGCTGCCGGGGATGCATGTGAAGGGCGAACTGACGCTCGGCGAGAATGTCGCCGACCTTGCCGGGCTCACCCTGGCCTATGACGCGTATAAAAAGGCGCTCGACGGCAAGCCCGCGCCGGAGATCGACGGCACCACCGGCGATCAGCGCTTCTATCTCGGCTGGGCGCAGGTGTGGCGCCGCAATTATCGCGAGGCGAATTTGCGCCAGCGGCTGCTCACCGACCCGCATTCGCCGTCACAGCAGCGCGCCTGGGTCGTGCGCAACCTCGATCCCTGGTACGGCGCCTTCGCCCCCCAGCCGGGCGCGAAGCTGTTCCTGACGCCCGAGCAGCGCGTGCGCATCTGGTAA
- a CDS encoding response regulator, whose protein sequence is MASLPSSPAQPPHALLPLLAAVLAGFAAAAVVLLTLGDRAVAIGFAGAGLIAAGGLFGARRLFRSDTGAEPRTDWSVAHALAAASDDALAVTDRAGRLVCANARYEALFSGWPTPPTLPVGDAAVAALGAAARAAWRDGAGACDALQVFGVLVRAQVTRIGEESLVWRFVGAQPLDLAARVQSLIFGPTGDRLGAAGIMAVLLGPDGRVRAANRVFCLRAMGNGDSPAEGRDFARFLITDTRGFVRFEREGLGGTPLRVLQIPFLEGEEAPLLVALLDEEQPSTVTPAVGASAAAHLRSLIALLPSGLALVDRDGRFVSMNDAFTRAARVNAAAPPLYPGDLVVREDKAAVADAIRRFAGGAAQSAEMTVRFTDAPDDPVAITIAGARGLGDAAVLISLKDSGEEGKLKRQVAQATKMQAVGQLAGGVAHDFNNILTAIIGHCDLMLMRHSPGDSDYDDIQQIRANSNRAASLTRQLLAFSRQQTLRPQVLQLPDVISEVSNLLKRLLGETVRLEIKHGRNLGPVRADPGQLEQVVVNLAVNARDAMLAANPNGGGTLTIETMAVSGSEIRRMDEEVLPHGDYTALRIADTGAGIPADILPKIFEPFFTTKEVGKGTGLGLSTVYGIVKQSGGFIFAGNGAGGGAEFIIYLPVHAAAEAQVAKVPVVKEKPADLWGSGTILIVEDEDMVRAIAERALTRQGYTVLTAENGEAALELLDRIERPDLLISDVVMPLLDGPSMARQVRKRYPDLPILFMSGYAEEQLRRSIALDNVGFLPKPFSVQQLAEAARDVLAPK, encoded by the coding sequence ATGGCGAGCTTGCCCTCTTCCCCTGCGCAGCCCCCGCATGCGCTGCTCCCGTTGCTCGCTGCCGTGCTCGCCGGGTTCGCGGCGGCGGCGGTGGTGCTGCTGACGCTGGGGGATCGCGCGGTCGCGATCGGCTTTGCCGGCGCGGGGCTGATCGCGGCGGGCGGGCTGTTCGGCGCGCGGCGGCTGTTCCGCTCCGATACCGGCGCCGAGCCGCGCACCGACTGGTCGGTCGCGCACGCGCTTGCCGCGGCGTCCGACGATGCGCTCGCGGTCACCGACCGCGCCGGGCGGCTGGTCTGCGCCAATGCCCGCTACGAAGCCTTGTTCTCGGGCTGGCCGACCCCGCCGACGCTTCCCGTCGGCGATGCCGCGGTCGCGGCACTCGGCGCCGCCGCGCGCGCGGCGTGGCGCGATGGGGCGGGGGCGTGCGACGCGCTCCAGGTATTCGGCGTGCTCGTCCGCGCGCAGGTCACGCGGATCGGCGAGGAATCGCTCGTGTGGCGCTTCGTCGGCGCACAGCCGCTCGATCTCGCCGCGCGCGTCCAGTCGCTGATCTTCGGCCCCACCGGCGATCGGCTCGGCGCCGCCGGGATCATGGCGGTGCTGCTCGGCCCCGATGGCCGCGTCCGCGCGGCGAACCGCGTCTTCTGCCTGCGCGCGATGGGCAATGGCGATTCGCCTGCCGAGGGCCGCGATTTCGCGCGCTTCCTGATCACCGACACGCGCGGCTTCGTCCGGTTCGAGCGCGAAGGGTTGGGCGGCACCCCGCTGCGCGTCCTCCAGATTCCGTTCCTGGAGGGCGAGGAGGCGCCGTTGCTCGTCGCGCTGCTCGACGAGGAGCAGCCGAGCACCGTCACCCCCGCGGTCGGCGCCAGTGCCGCGGCGCATCTCCGCTCGCTGATCGCGCTGCTGCCCTCGGGGCTCGCGCTGGTCGATCGCGACGGGCGGTTCGTCAGCATGAACGACGCCTTCACCCGCGCCGCGCGCGTCAATGCCGCCGCGCCGCCGCTCTATCCGGGCGATCTGGTGGTGCGCGAGGACAAGGCGGCGGTGGCCGATGCGATCCGGCGCTTTGCTGGCGGCGCGGCGCAATCGGCGGAGATGACGGTGCGGTTCACCGACGCCCCCGACGATCCCGTCGCGATCACGATCGCCGGCGCGCGCGGGCTGGGCGATGCCGCGGTGCTGATCAGCCTCAAGGATTCGGGCGAGGAGGGCAAGCTCAAGCGCCAGGTCGCACAGGCGACCAAGATGCAGGCGGTGGGCCAGCTCGCGGGCGGCGTCGCGCATGATTTCAACAACATCCTGACCGCGATCATCGGGCATTGCGACCTGATGCTGATGCGCCATTCGCCCGGCGACAGCGATTATGACGACATCCAGCAGATCCGCGCCAATTCGAACCGCGCCGCCTCGCTGACGCGCCAGCTCCTCGCCTTTTCGCGGCAACAGACGCTGCGCCCGCAGGTCCTCCAGCTCCCCGACGTCATTTCCGAAGTGTCGAACCTGCTCAAGCGGCTGCTGGGCGAGACCGTCCGGCTTGAGATCAAGCATGGCCGCAATCTCGGTCCGGTCCGCGCCGATCCGGGCCAGCTCGAACAGGTCGTGGTCAATCTCGCGGTCAACGCCCGCGACGCGATGCTCGCCGCCAATCCCAATGGCGGCGGCACGCTGACGATCGAGACGATGGCGGTGTCGGGTTCCGAAATCCGGCGGATGGACGAGGAGGTGCTGCCCCATGGCGACTATACCGCGCTGCGCATCGCCGATACCGGCGCGGGCATCCCCGCCGACATCCTGCCCAAGATTTTCGAGCCCTTCTTCACCACCAAGGAAGTCGGCAAGGGCACCGGGCTGGGGCTCTCGACGGTCTATGGCATCGTCAAGCAATCGGGCGGGTTCATCTTCGCGGGCAATGGCGCGGGCGGCGGCGCCGAGTTCATCATCTATCTGCCGGTCCACGCCGCCGCCGAGGCGCAGGTCGCCAAGGTGCCGGTCGTCAAGGAAAAGCCCGCCGACCTGTGGGGCAGCGGCACGATCCTGATCGTCGAGGACGAGGACATGGTCCGCGCGATCGCCGAGCGCGCGCTGACGCGCCAGGGCTATACCGTCCTCACGGCGGAGAATGGCGAGGCGGCGCTCGAGCTGCTCGACCGGATCGAGCGCCCCGACCTGCTGATTTCCGACGTGGTGATGCCGCTGCTGGACGGCCCCAGCATGGCGCGGCAGGTGCGCAAGCGCTATCCCGACCTGCCGATCCTGTTCATGTCGGGCTATGCCGAGGAGCAATTGCGCCGCTCGATCGCGCTCGACAATGTCGGCTTCCTGCCCAAACCCTTTTCGGTTCAACAGCTTGCCGAAGCAGCGCGCGACGTTCTCGCTCCGAAATAA
- a CDS encoding response regulator — MPAPSKILIVEDEPLIAMMLEDFLDALDREQAGSADTVAGALERIAEGGIDAAILDVNLRGGEQSWPIAARLAELGIPFVLATGGAGDMIAPEYRDRPILSKPFTMNGVEKALDGLAG, encoded by the coding sequence ATGCCTGCACCGTCGAAAATACTGATCGTCGAAGACGAGCCCCTCATCGCGATGATGCTCGAGGATTTCCTCGACGCGCTCGACCGCGAACAGGCCGGCAGCGCCGATACCGTCGCGGGCGCGCTGGAGCGGATCGCGGAGGGCGGGATCGACGCCGCGATCCTCGACGTCAATCTGCGCGGCGGCGAGCAAAGCTGGCCGATCGCGGCGCGGCTCGCCGAACTGGGCATCCCCTTCGTCCTTGCGACGGGCGGGGCAGGCGACATGATCGCCCCCGAATATCGCGACCGCCCGATATTGTCGAAGCCCTTCACGATGAACGGCGTGGAAAAGGCGCTCGACGGCCTGGCGGGCTGA
- a CDS encoding MOSC domain-containing protein: MTRIVGHVAALHRFPVKSMAGEPLAVAELDWQGIEGDRQYAFVRAANGTRFPWLTAREVPAMVLHAARFSDPALPKRATVLVETPDGAVLPLHDPLLRAHLETAAGEPVALIQVARGVYDAMPVSIQTTAGHARVEAAHGEALDPRRFRTNVLIESDLSPGEWQGLRLAFGPPEDGALVQCADPIARCVLTTICPDTGAKDPRVLRTIAQGFGNAYGLYATPARPGLIRLGDVVRVVD; the protein is encoded by the coding sequence ATGACCCGTATCGTCGGCCATGTCGCAGCGCTCCACCGCTTCCCCGTCAAGTCGATGGCCGGCGAGCCGCTGGCGGTCGCCGAACTCGACTGGCAGGGGATCGAGGGCGACCGCCAATATGCGTTCGTCCGCGCCGCCAACGGGACGCGCTTCCCCTGGCTGACCGCGCGCGAAGTGCCCGCGATGGTGCTCCACGCCGCGCGATTCAGCGACCCCGCGCTGCCGAAGCGCGCGACGGTGCTCGTCGAGACGCCGGACGGCGCGGTGCTGCCGCTCCACGACCCGCTGCTGCGCGCGCATCTGGAAACCGCGGCGGGCGAGCCGGTGGCGCTGATCCAGGTCGCGCGCGGGGTGTATGATGCGATGCCGGTGTCGATCCAGACGACCGCGGGCCATGCCCGCGTCGAGGCGGCGCATGGCGAGGCGCTCGATCCGCGGCGGTTTCGGACCAACGTGTTGATCGAAAGCGATTTGTCGCCGGGCGAGTGGCAGGGGCTGCGGCTGGCGTTCGGTCCGCCCGAGGACGGCGCGCTGGTGCAATGCGCCGACCCGATCGCGCGCTGCGTGCTGACGACGATTTGCCCCGATACGGGCGCCAAGGACCCGCGCGTGCTGCGCACGATCGCGCAGGGTTTTGGGAACGCTTATGGGCTGTACGCGACGCCGGCGCGGCCGGGGCTGATCCGGCTGGGGGATGTGGTGCGGGTGGTGGATTGA
- the recA gene encoding recombinase RecA, translating to MAASLKVIDNKMAPPSTDKQKALDAALAQIDRAFGKGSAMKLGSKPAMQVESISTGSLGLDIALGVGGLPRGRVIEVYGPESSGKTTLALHVIAEAQRGGGTAAFVDAEHALDPVYAKKLGVNIDELIVSQPDTGEQALEIVDTLVRSNAIDVLVIDSVAALVPRAEIEGEMGDTHVGLQARLMSQSLRKLTGSISRSRCMVIFINQLRMKIGVMYGNPETTPGGNALKFYASVRLDIRRTGQIKDREDIVGNSTRVKVVKNKVAPPFKQVDFDIMYGEGISKIGEILDIGVKAGLVEKSGAWFSYDSVRIGQGRENAKTFLRENPELCSRLEAAIRSRTDQVAEGLMAGPDPEDDL from the coding sequence ATGGCCGCTTCCCTCAAGGTGATCGACAACAAAATGGCTCCTCCCAGCACCGACAAGCAAAAGGCGCTCGACGCCGCGCTCGCCCAGATCGACCGCGCCTTTGGCAAGGGCAGCGCGATGAAGCTCGGGTCGAAGCCGGCGATGCAGGTCGAATCGATCTCGACGGGCTCGCTCGGGCTCGACATCGCGCTCGGCGTCGGCGGGCTGCCGCGCGGGCGCGTGATCGAAGTCTATGGCCCCGAAAGCTCGGGCAAGACCACGCTGGCGCTGCACGTGATCGCCGAGGCACAGCGCGGCGGCGGCACCGCGGCGTTCGTCGATGCCGAACATGCGCTCGACCCGGTCTATGCCAAGAAGCTGGGCGTCAACATCGACGAACTGATCGTGTCGCAGCCCGATACCGGTGAGCAGGCGCTCGAGATCGTCGATACGCTGGTCCGCTCGAACGCGATCGACGTGCTCGTGATCGATTCGGTCGCGGCTTTGGTGCCGCGTGCGGAGATCGAGGGCGAGATGGGCGACACCCATGTCGGCCTCCAGGCGCGGCTGATGTCGCAATCCTTGCGCAAGCTCACCGGCTCGATCAGCCGCTCGCGCTGCATGGTGATCTTCATCAACCAGCTGCGCATGAAGATCGGCGTGATGTACGGCAATCCGGAGACGACGCCCGGCGGCAACGCGCTCAAATTCTACGCCTCGGTCCGCCTCGACATCCGCCGCACGGGCCAGATCAAGGACCGCGAGGACATTGTCGGCAACAGCACGCGGGTAAAGGTCGTCAAGAACAAGGTCGCGCCGCCGTTCAAGCAAGTCGATTTTGACATCATGTATGGCGAGGGCATCTCCAAGATCGGCGAGATCCTCGACATCGGCGTCAAGGCCGGGCTGGTCGAGAAATCGGGCGCGTGGTTCAGCTATGACAGCGTCCGCATCGGCCAGGGCCGCGAGAACGCCAAGACCTTCCTGCGCGAGAATCCGGAGCTGTGCAGCCGGCTCGAAGCCGCGATCCGCAGCCGCACCGATCAGGTTGCCGAGGGGCTGATGGCGGGGCCGGACCCCGAGGACGATCTATAA
- a CDS encoding glutathione S-transferase family protein: MTLIVHHLENSRSQRILWLLEELGLAYSVKRYERDKKTMLAPPELKRVHPLGKSPVIEDDGQVVAETAAIVEYLVERADGRLGAPAHRDDALRYRFFLHYAEGSLMPPLLVKLVLMRVPLFGKVAQKKFQPMIDVHLDYIEAELAQRPWFAGADFTAADVMMSFPLEAAVSRAGATQGRPHIAAWLEKIHARPAYQAALAAGGPYAYA; the protein is encoded by the coding sequence ATGACGCTGATCGTCCACCATCTCGAAAATTCCCGCTCGCAACGCATCCTGTGGCTGCTCGAGGAACTGGGGCTGGCCTATTCGGTCAAGCGCTACGAACGCGACAAGAAGACGATGCTCGCCCCGCCCGAGCTGAAACGCGTCCACCCGCTCGGCAAGTCGCCGGTGATCGAGGACGATGGCCAGGTCGTCGCGGAGACGGCGGCGATCGTGGAATATCTGGTCGAGCGCGCCGACGGCCGGCTCGGCGCCCCCGCGCATCGCGACGATGCGCTGCGCTATCGCTTCTTCCTCCATTATGCCGAGGGCTCGCTGATGCCGCCGCTGCTCGTCAAGCTGGTGCTGATGCGCGTGCCGCTGTTCGGCAAGGTGGCGCAGAAGAAGTTCCAGCCGATGATCGACGTCCATCTCGACTATATCGAGGCCGAGCTGGCGCAGCGCCCCTGGTTCGCGGGCGCCGACTTCACCGCCGCCGACGTGATGATGAGCTTCCCGCTCGAAGCCGCCGTGTCGCGCGCGGGCGCGACGCAGGGCCGCCCGCACATCGCGGCATGGCTCGAGAAAATCCACGCGCGCCCGGCCTATCAGGCCGCGCTCGCCGCGGGCGGTCCCTATGCCTATGCCTGA
- a CDS encoding dicarboxylate/amino acid:cation symporter, giving the protein MGKRLTWFILAGLLLGGFIGWGLNHAYDDGGAGTARLAEIARYLDIPTQMFLHLIKMIIAPLVVSTLVVGIAHMGGTGAIGRVGLKAFFWFVCASLISLTLGLILVNLLQPGVGLGLPLPDVAASSGVDRSGFDAAKFFVHLIPTSAIDAMATNDILQLVIFSLFFGVGMAAVGEKAKPLLQGLEALVSVMLTVTGYVMLFAPVAVFCAVARTLATKGVGVVGDLLFFMGSFYLGLFVLWAVLLGACFLVVGPRTGQLIRYLRDPILLGFSTASSEAAYPRTLEALDKFGVPPRIASFVLPLGYSFNLDGSMMYMTFASIFIAQAYGIVLDWGTMITMLLMLMITSKGIAGVPRASLVVITGTLAHFNIPEAGILLILSVDHFLDMGRTATNVIGNAVAATVVARWEGQLDTPEAPEETVVLPHGPTTDADSFQDYAQPKT; this is encoded by the coding sequence GTGGGAAAGCGTTTGACGTGGTTCATTCTGGCGGGGCTGCTGCTCGGCGGGTTCATCGGCTGGGGGCTCAACCACGCCTATGACGATGGCGGCGCGGGGACGGCGCGGTTGGCCGAGATTGCGCGCTATCTCGACATTCCGACGCAGATGTTCCTCCACCTGATCAAGATGATCATCGCGCCGCTGGTGGTGTCGACGCTGGTCGTCGGGATCGCGCATATGGGCGGCACCGGGGCGATCGGGCGCGTGGGGCTGAAGGCGTTCTTCTGGTTCGTGTGCGCCAGCCTGATCTCGCTGACGCTGGGGCTGATCCTCGTCAATCTGCTGCAGCCGGGCGTCGGGCTGGGCCTGCCGTTGCCCGATGTCGCGGCGTCGAGCGGCGTCGACCGATCGGGGTTCGACGCGGCGAAATTCTTCGTCCACCTGATCCCGACCAGCGCGATCGACGCGATGGCGACCAACGACATCCTCCAGCTCGTGATCTTCTCGCTGTTCTTCGGCGTGGGGATGGCGGCGGTCGGCGAAAAGGCCAAGCCGCTGTTGCAGGGACTGGAAGCCCTGGTCAGCGTGATGCTGACGGTGACCGGCTATGTCATGCTGTTTGCGCCGGTCGCGGTGTTCTGCGCGGTCGCGCGGACGCTGGCGACCAAGGGCGTGGGCGTGGTCGGCGACCTGCTGTTCTTCATGGGCAGCTTCTATCTCGGGCTGTTCGTGCTGTGGGCGGTGCTGCTGGGGGCGTGCTTCCTCGTGGTGGGGCCGCGGACGGGGCAGCTGATCCGCTATCTGCGCGATCCGATCCTGCTCGGCTTCTCGACCGCGTCGTCCGAAGCCGCCTATCCGCGCACGCTCGAGGCGCTCGACAAGTTCGGGGTGCCGCCGCGAATCGCGAGCTTCGTGCTGCCGCTGGGCTATTCGTTCAACCTCGACGGGTCGATGATGTACATGACCTTCGCGTCGATCTTCATCGCGCAGGCGTACGGCATCGTGCTCGACTGGGGGACGATGATCACGATGCTGCTGATGCTGATGATCACCAGCAAGGGGATTGCCGGGGTGCCGCGCGCCAGCCTGGTGGTGATCACCGGGACGCTGGCGCATTTCAACATTCCCGAGGCGGGGATCCTGCTGATCCTGTCGGTCGACCATTTCCTCGACATGGGGCGGACCGCGACCAATGTGATCGGCAATGCCGTCGCGGCGACCGTGGTCGCGCGCTGGGAGGGGCAGCTCGACACGCCCGAGGCGCCCGAGGAGACGGTGGTGCTGCCGCACGGCCCGACCACCGACGCCGACAGCTTCCAGGACTATGCCCAGCCGAAGACCTGA